The genomic window CTTCCTTGCCACGTTGGGAACCCGAAAACTGTTGGCAGGCGCCTTCGGCCTTGCCGCCGCCGGGCTTTGCGTTGTCTCCGTGGCAGGCAGTGTTCCGCTGGCAATACTTGGCGCAGTCATCGCCAGTGCCGGGACGGGTGTGTTGTTGCCAACGTTGTTGACCTGGGCAGTCAGTGGACTTGATTTCTCCCAGCGCGGACGGGGCACCGGCATCTGGACCGGAGCCTTGTTCATTGGCCAATTCCTGACGCCCATCGTGCTGGGGGCAACCGCTGCAGCGCTGGGCAACCTGGCACTGGCCCTCGGCGCGTTGGGCATTGCTTGTGCCCTGGCACTGTTGTTGGTCCTGGTCCGGGCCCCCCGGCTGGTGCCGGTCAGCCACTGACGTTGCCGGGGGCTGGATAACCTAGGGGGATGAAGAACCTGGACCTGAACCTGCTGCCCCAACTCCAGGTGCTGCTCGAACTGCGGAACGTGTCCCGGGCCGCCGAGCGACTCCAGCTCAGCCAGCCGGCCACCAGCGCTGCCATGGCAAGGCTGCGGCGGCATTTCGACGACGAACTGCTGGTCCGCCACGGCCGCACCTACGATCTCACCCCGTTTGCGCAGTCGTTGGTCCCGTTGGTCGATGAAGCCATGCTCCACGTCCAGCGGGCCACCCGCGTCCGTTCGGGTTTTGATGCCGCCACGAGTTCCCGGGAGTTTGTCATTGCCGCTTCCGACTACGCGGCGGCCTTGATTGTTGGGCCGTTGCGGGGCATCCTGCAACAGGAAGCGCCCGGGGTCCTGGTGGATTTCGTTCCGACCTCGGGCCTTGCCGGAACGATGGCCGAGTATTCGAAGATGGATTTGCTGGTGGGGCCCACCGGATACAAGATGCAAGGCGAGTCCAAACAGTTGTTCCGCGACAGCTTTGTCGCAGTGGTCGACGCCGGCAATCCACTCCTGAAGAGGCCGGAAGTGACGCTCGCAGACCTGGTCGAGCTGCCACATGCTGTGGGGTACTTCGGTGAGGGAATCAGCACTCCCGCTGACAAACTCTTTGAGTCGCGGAGCGTTCGACGCCGGGTGGCAGCGACGGTGGCCGGCTTCCTATCCCTGCCCCTGCTGGTTGAGGGTACGGACCTGGTGGCCCTGGTCCCGCGGATGCTGGCATCCAGGGCCCGGCGGGGGGCAAGTATCGAAGTGCTGGACTTCGAGCAAAAGCTGGAAGCGGCGCTGGTTGAGGCCATGTACTGGCACCCCTCCCAGACCGAGGATCCCGCCAATGCCTGGCTCCGCTCTGTAGTCCAGAGAGCCTGTTCGCAGCTGCACCTGATTTTCCCGGTGACCGCACATCCGGTCCTTGTTTCCGAGCGCGCGGGAAGCTAGCCGGCCGCAATCCTCCAGCTCAGGACGCGACTTGTTCTCCTGCAGTGCCGCCCGTCGTGCTGCCCCGGTCTGCAGCAGATCCTTGCTTTCGGCTGGCCAGCAGGAACGGCACGGCAATGAGTTCGATCACGCCGGCCGTGGCCAGGGATAGCGGGTAACCATAGAGGTCGGCTGTACGGCCCAGGAGTGGCTGGATGACGACCCCGCCGCTTGATCCCATGAGCGAATCGAAGCTGAGGACAGTTGCCCGTTGTTTGGAAGGGATCATGTCATTGACATAGGCCTGACGGACCGGCGTGGCCGCGGAACCCACCACCCCCCAGAGCACCAGCAACGCCAGCGCGACCCAGAAATTGTTCGTGAAGCCAAGGACCACAAGATTGGCCGCCCCCATGAACCCGCCGAATACCAGGACGGACGTGCGTTTGTGGAAGAGCCGCCGGGCATGGGGAGCAAGCCAGCCGCCCAGGATCTGCGAGCCCGCTACGATTGCTGCGGCCAGCCCGGCAATGGAGTAGGCGCGAGGATCGCCAAAGAGGTCCAGAAGGTAAGGCTGCAGCGCGTAGAAGACATAAATTCCGACGCCGGCGCTGAAGGGGGCTGCCAACATCACGTAGCGGACCGGCGGATTCTTCAGGCCATTATCAATGGATGCGGACAGCACTGCCCGGGTGGCCCGAAGGGGATGCGTCGAACGCTCAGGCGAGAATCCGACGTCGTGCATCAAGGTGAAGGCCACGGCGAACATGGCAACCAGGACAACAACACGCAGGAGGAAAGGCACCCCCAGGTTGGTTGCCTGGGCAATGGCGCCTCCGGCGATCGAGCCTGCCAACATGGCAACGCCCTGCACCATCTGCCCCCGGCCCAGGACTGATTCCAACCCGCCCTCGTAGCCGGAGAACCGCAGTGCATCCACCAACCAGGCTTCCACGGCGCCGGAGAAGAAGGTGAAGCCCAAGCCCAGCAGGACCGACACCACAGCCCACATCCAGAAGGGCGCCTGGACCTGCCACAGAGCAAAGTAGAGGTAGGTGGATGCGGCGAGGGTGACGGTGCCCAGCAGGAAGGAAACCCTCCGGCCCCAACCGTCAGCAATGACGCCGGTGGGGATTTCGAACAGCACCATTCCTGCGGTGAAGAAAGCGTTGGCGGCGAATGCCTCCAGGTTGCTCAGCCCGGCGTCCAGCAGGAAAAGCGTATTGATGCCCCAGATGAAAGAGGCCGCGATGGTGTTGCCCAGCGTCAGGGTGAGGTAGACGCGCTGGATCTTGCGGGCGGCCGGGGGCATCGTGTCGCCGCCCACG from Arthrobacter sp. StoSoilB20 includes these protein-coding regions:
- a CDS encoding LysR family transcriptional regulator, coding for MKNLDLNLLPQLQVLLELRNVSRAAERLQLSQPATSAAMARLRRHFDDELLVRHGRTYDLTPFAQSLVPLVDEAMLHVQRATRVRSGFDAATSSREFVIAASDYAAALIVGPLRGILQQEAPGVLVDFVPTSGLAGTMAEYSKMDLLVGPTGYKMQGESKQLFRDSFVAVVDAGNPLLKRPEVTLADLVELPHAVGYFGEGISTPADKLFESRSVRRRVAATVAGFLSLPLLVEGTDLVALVPRMLASRARRGASIEVLDFEQKLEAALVEAMYWHPSQTEDPANAWLRSVVQRACSQLHLIFPVTAHPVLVSERAGS
- a CDS encoding MFS transporter → MPPAARKIQRVYLTLTLGNTIAASFIWGINTLFLLDAGLSNLEAFAANAFFTAGMVLFEIPTGVIADGWGRRVSFLLGTVTLAASTYLYFALWQVQAPFWMWAVVSVLLGLGFTFFSGAVEAWLVDALRFSGYEGGLESVLGRGQMVQGVAMLAGSIAGGAIAQATNLGVPFLLRVVVLVAMFAVAFTLMHDVGFSPERSTHPLRATRAVLSASIDNGLKNPPVRYVMLAAPFSAGVGIYVFYALQPYLLDLFGDPRAYSIAGLAAAIVAGSQILGGWLAPHARRLFHKRTSVLVFGGFMGAANLVVLGFTNNFWVALALLVLWGVVGSAATPVRQAYVNDMIPSKQRATVLSFDSLMGSSGGVVIQPLLGRTADLYGYPLSLATAGVIELIAVPFLLASRKQGSAADRGSTTGGTAGEQVAS